From the genome of Triticum aestivum cultivar Chinese Spring chromosome 3B, IWGSC CS RefSeq v2.1, whole genome shotgun sequence, one region includes:
- the LOC123066348 gene encoding putative F-box protein At3g52320: MARGSRKKKRDTRRMARGPVSELPDDLLVEILSRLPFKSTRCCMCVSTRWRDLISHPDHRKNISQSTLAGFFFETWDTDQVSRRYQSVSGNWCPRINSSLSFLPGCEKLDILDCCNGLLLCKCCQDTDRKIMDYVVCNPATEKWVVVPATNWSSESCKVRLGFDPAVSSHFHVFEFVPTCVWDGDKSGDHSQRCIKVVGIYSSKAGVWTRQRAWDLPIETVHFIGSAFLTGILYLTCNDDLVATIDVDGNCSFVRVPKPHYQCGAYDVYVSRGHLYFASCDASEISIWVLEDFSTAKWTLKLNVSYMLLFGTRYTSHDDHCCVISAHPEHNVIFIIVKYTLYWRSLVELFSYAIDSKELRSICDLGRESSSPYLSYVPLFSESLADEH, encoded by the coding sequence ATGGCGCGGGGCTCCAGAAAGAAGAAGAGGGACACGAGGAGGATGGCGCGCGGCCCAGTGTCCGAGCTCCCCGACGACCTCCTTGTCGAGATCCTCTCGCGCTTGCCCTTCAAGTCCACCCGCTGTTGCATGTGCGTCTCCACGCGCTGGCGCGATCTAATCTCCCACCCGGACCACCGCAAGAATATTTCTCAGTCGACCCTCGCCGGCTTCTTCTTTGAAACATGGGACACAGATCAGGTGTCTCGTCGTTACCAAAGCGTCTCCGGGAACTGGTGCCCTCGCATCAACTCCTCCCTCTCATTCCTGCCCGGATGTGAGAAACTAGACATATTGGACTGCTGCAATGGCCTCCTCCTCTGTAAATGCTGTCAGGACACTGATCGCAAGATAATGGATTACGTGGTGTGCAATCCAGCCACTGAGAAGTGGGTGGTCGTGCCTGCCACAAACTGGTCCAGCGAGTCGTGCAAAGTTCGCTTGGGGTTCGATCCAGCCGTCTCATCACACTTCCATGTTTTTGAGTTCGTACCTACCTGTGTCTGGGATGGGGATAAGAGTGGTGATCACAGTCAAAGATGCATCAAAGTGGTGGGAATCTACTCTTCCAAAGCTGGAGTTTGGACACGTCAGCGCGCATGGGACCTTCCAATTGAAACAGTCCACTTTATAGGTAGCGCATTTCTGACCGGGATCCTGTATTTAACTTGCAATGATGATTTGGTTGCGACCATCGACGTGGATGGAAATTGCAGTTTCGTTCGTGTTCCTAAACCACACTATCAATGTGGTGCTTATGATGTTTATGTGTCACGGGGCCATTTGTATTTCGCAAGTTGTGATGCTTCTGAAATATCAATTTGGGTTTTAGAAGATTTTAGTACTGCAAAATGGACCTTGAAGCTCAATGTCAGCTACATGCTACTGTTTGGAACAAGGTATACAAGCCATGATGATCATTGTTGTGTTATCTCAGCTCACCCAGAACATAATGTCATATTCATCATTGTCAAATATACATTGTATTGGCGTTCACTGGTGGAACTATTTTCCTACGCAATAGACTCTAAGGAGCTGCGTTCGATATGTGATCTTGGACGGGAATCCAGCTCCCCTTATCTTTCATATGTTCCCTTGTTCTCAGAGTCACTGGCAGATGAACACTAA